CAGCTATCAATTATATTTTGAGTTGCTACAACTTTAATAGGTGCATCTAAGATTGCTTTAGTCATATAAGTTTGCCTGTTCTGACCTGATAATTCTATCTTTGAGAAAATCTTATCCCTATCCTTTTTATCTACTCTAAAAGTTATAGTGGCTTGTTTTTCTCTTCTTTTTTCATCTGATCTTCTATGAGATTCTTTTCTTTTCTCTATCCTCTCAGTCTCTATTATCTGCCATTCTGCCTTAGATAGACGTTCTACTTCTTCCACCTTTTTCTTTTTAATTATATCTTTATAGTTAGGAAATTTTGGAGCTTTCATTTACTCACCCATTTCATTTAATTTATTAGCCATATCTTTTTGCTTAGTCGGAAACATATGACTATATTCCATGAGAACTTTTATACTTTCATGGCCTGTTCTTTCAGCAATATCCACAGGAGAAAAACCCATTTCTATTAGTAGGGATATATGACTATGTCTTAGGGCATGAAGTTTAATTCTTTTTACTCCTGAGAGACCTATACCTCTTTCTAGTTCTCTCCTAAAATAAGATGGCGTTTTAGGAAATATTAGATCATCTTGATTAAAATATTCAATTTTCAAGAAATAATCTTCCAATTCCTTAACCAGAAAATTAGGTAACAAAATTGTCCTTTTACTCTTAGGGGTTTTTGGATCAGTTATAACTTCTTGACTGTCTATTCTTTGAGTAGATTTATTAATCCTCATTGTTTTTTTCCAAGGTCAAAGTCAGCCTTGGTCAAAGCTCTTAGTTCTCCAATTCTAATGCCTGTCCAATATAGAATTTCAAAAGCATAGAAGGAAATATCCTTATCCTTAACTTTTTCAATAAAGGAAGTATATTCTTCCTTAGTCCAAAATTCTACTTCATCATCGCTTTTTCTTTTTCCTATCCTTCCAGTTACCTTACAAGGATTCTGTCTTAGCCCATAAAATTTAACTGCATGGTTGAAGATACAAGACAACTGTGCATGTATTGATTTTAAATAGGTCGGCTTATATTTTTCACCCTCTGCATTTTCAATAGTCAATAGTACATTGTGCCATTTTTTTATCACCACAGGCTTTATCTCACTTATTTTCATACCTGAGAAAAAAGGTAGTACCTTGGTGCGTATCATATGTTCTTTTGTCAACCAGGTATTTAGCCTTACACTTTCCTTTACATCCTCCTTATAAAGTTCATAAAAGTCTTCAAATAGCATATTTAAAGATCCTTCCATTTTAACCGAAAATTTTTTTTCATAGTCTAAGGCCTCTTTCTTTGTTTCGAACCCCCTTTTAAATTTCTTTTGAGTCTGGCCATCCCAATCTTCATAATAAAAAGATACATACCACTTACCTGTATTCTTATCTTTATATGCTGGCATTAATATCCTCCTCTGACTTATAAATTTGTTCCATAAAATATTGCTTGTTTATCCTTCCTCTTAAAATTAAAAATCCTTTCTCCCCTAGAGCCTTATTCATCTCTCTAATAATTTTATAGGCTTGTTGTTGTGATACATCTAATAACCTAGCAACTTCTTTTGAATCTAAAAATAGTTTATCCATATTTTCCTCCTTTTAAGTAACATATTTGTTTCTGTTTATATGTTATATAATACGAAACATTTTTGTTACTGGCAAGTCTTTTTTTAATTATTTTTTTCTTGCTTTTTTTCCTTATATAAGTTATTCTTTATATAGTAGCAGATTTGTTTCTAAATGAGGCTTTCTATGAGTTCTGGATATTTATTTCGTAAATTTAGAGAATTACGTGGCTTAACACAAAAGGCATTAGGGAAAAAAGTAAATTTAGATGATGTACGTATAAGACAATATGAGTTAGATATTCGTTCACCTAAAGAAGATGTTTTTAATAATATTTCTTCTGCCTTAGGTGTAAAGCCTGAGTATTTTAAAGATCCTAGCTATCCTTATGACTTTGAAGAAGTAATTCGTTTACTCTTTAAGTTAGAGGATTCCATCCCTATAGGGATCAGCAAAGTAGATATTAATGGTACACCAGTCCACAGTTTGGTTTTTCTAGGCCATAATATTTTAAAAATTGATAAAACCTTAGAAGCCTGGACACAGATGCAGTTTAAGTTTATGGATGAAGAAATATCCTGGGAAGAATATGAGGATTGGAAGGCAAATTGGCCTGATAGCTTAAGAGAAGACTATGAATTTAATCCTGAAGGAAGTAAAAATACCAGCTATAAAGAATATATGGCACAAGTTCAAAAGCTTGATGATATACAAGCAACTAAGGAGTCTTTAGCTGAAAGAAAGTTTAGAGTTGCTAAAAATAAGATAGAAAATGAGGAAGATAAATAGACACAAAAATAATTATAATTTTCTATTGTTTACACTTTTGAACACGGATCTAAAAAGTTATATCTTTTGATTGGAGGTTAATTATGGGCGATATTGTTGAAATTAATAACTTGAAAGTAACATCAAGTGAGGAAAATAAAGAT
The Clostridia bacterium DNA segment above includes these coding regions:
- a CDS encoding DNA-binding protein → MDKLFLDSKEVARLLDVSQQQAYKIIREMNKALGEKGFLILRGRINKQYFMEQIYKSEEDINASI
- a CDS encoding helix-turn-helix transcriptional regulator; this translates as MSSGYLFRKFRELRGLTQKALGKKVNLDDVRIRQYELDIRSPKEDVFNNISSALGVKPEYFKDPSYPYDFEEVIRLLFKLEDSIPIGISKVDINGTPVHSLVFLGHNILKIDKTLEAWTQMQFKFMDEEISWEEYEDWKANWPDSLREDYEFNPEGSKNTSYKEYMAQVQKLDDIQATKESLAERKFRVAKNKIENEEDK